The DNA region TCAACGGAATTCCCATCTTCAATGGAGAGCGTGGTACCGCTCAATGACAGGTCCTGATCGTCGGTACCTGTTCCATCCTGTAATGCAGAGAGGTCTACAGTGTTGCCGTCTTCGATGGATAGGTTTGTTCCGGAAAGCGATAAACTCTGATCATCCGTATTGTCGAGGTAAGGTGTGAGGTCCAGTGAGTCACCGCTGACAGATAATACAAGCGTATCATTGCTAAGGGTCAGATTTTGTTGCCCACCTGCGATCCACTTGCTGCCTTCCCATCCATAGATCGTGTTATCATCTTTGTCATAAACGATCATACCTTGTTCTGTGGAAGAAAGGCCGCTTCCGAACGTGGTACGTTGTGAGGTGGTCATGCGTGAAAGCATGAAACCTTTGTTGGATTCGGCGAGGTCCAGGGATGCATTGAGATTCGGAGAAAGTGTACCGATTCCCACGCTCATTCTTCTTGCGGATGACGTATCTCCAATCACAAAGGAGTTGGACTGTGCAACTACGGCATTGGCGCCGAACGCTGCGGCATAGCTGATCGTATCCGGTATCAGACTACCATCACCAATGGCAATACAGTGCGGAGATCCTACGTCGATGTTATCGCCTATTGCGATGGAGTAATCGCCATTTGGTTTGATGTATCCCGAGTAGCCGATGCCAATGGCATTGGTTCCTCTGACGTCCGTGGTGCTTCCGATGGCGATGCCATAGTTTGCATTTACGTATGTGCTATAGCCAAGCAAAATACAGTCGTTGCCATTGATTTCCGAATAGGCTCCGATGAAAGTGTTACGTGAGCGTGTGTTGTTCAGAAAATCAGCAAAGGCGCCCATACCAACGTTGTCTTCTCCCTCCCTGTTGGCATATCCCGCGTAAAAACCCACGTAGGTATTTCTATTTGCGTTGGAATTGGAATTGGTGCGGTTGTTATCCCACCCGGCGTAGGAACCGATGAATGTATTGTAACTGGCATATTCTGTGGCGGCTCCGGATGCGGCGCCTACCATCGTGTTTCCGATGCCGACACTGTTATCGATGCCGGCGGAGTCACCAATGCATGTGTTGTGGTGACCTGTGGTGTTATCCCAGCCCGCTTCATTTCCGAAGAAAGCATTTCTGTAACCGGTAGTATTGCTGCGACCGGCCTGGTTTCCCACAAAAGTATTGTCATTGGCGGTTGTGTTGTTGTACCCGGCATCTTCTCCGATGAATACATTGTCACCGCCCGAGGTATTATAATAACCTGAGGTTTCTCAGATGAATGTGTTGTCGGCACCGGTTGTGACCCTGTATCCCGCTTCACTCCCTACGAATGTATTATCTGTTCCGGTAGCGGCATATCCCGCGAATTTTCCAATATATACATTGTCTGTGCCTGTTGTGTTGCTGAACCCAGCTCTGTATCCAAGTGTACTGTTGTCAGAACCACTGGTGTTGCTGTATCCGGCCCCGAAGCCCACGTGGGTATTGTAAGAGCCAGATGTGACGGAATATCCGGCGCTATCCCCGATAAAGGTGTCGTAGTCGCCGGATGTAATATTGACGCCGGCGCCGTCACCCAGCTGCGTGTTGCCGGTCTGGGCATGCACCAGGCCAATGGCCAGCATGGCCGGTAGAATTAGTAAGAGTCGTTTTTTTCTCATCGCTTACCGATTTTAGTGAAATGTTATGCCATGGAAGTCCACAGCGTTTGATTCTAAAAAAACCGGAGGATTTTGAAAGAAGTGGAGGTATGGTGATGATGGTTACGACCATAAAGATAATTTCTCAATTGGGTTTACCAAGCAGATATTTGATGATCTTTGTGTGAAAAATTTATCGATAACGCTGAAAGCAGGTTGTAGCATGGATTTGCATGTAAATGGCTGGTGTTGAGGCTGTCGGTGTTTTTACTTAATGTGTTAGTCAGTGCGGAATTCAGATAAGTCCTCAGCCGTATTCTCCAGGTATGAAGTTTTTGTTATAGCTATCCTGGCTTTTCTTCAATTCACCGTTGTGTTGGATTTTATGGTCCTGGCGCCTTTGGGTTATATTCTTCTTGAAGAAATGAATATTACCGCAACCCAGTTTGCCTGGGTTGTGTCTGCATATGCTTTGAGTGCAGGGGTGTCCGGATTCTTATCTGCCGGTTTTGCGGATAAATTTGACAGGAAGAAGATGCTCCTTTTCTTTTATGTGGGATTTATTGTGGGTACACTCTTCTGCGGGATTGCAACATCCTACATTTACCTGTTGCTGGCCAGGATTGTAACCGGCATTTTTGGAGGTGTACTGGCTTCTATTTCTTTCGCGATCATTACGGATTTATTTGAATTGCGGGTGCGTGGCAGGGTCATGGGTTTCGTTCAGATGGCCTTTGCTGCAAGCCAGGTGTTTGGTTTACCCATTGGTCTGGAATTGGCACGAAGGTTTAATTGGCATATGCCGTTTCTGATGATTGCCGGGTTAGCCGTACCGGTGTGGGTTCTGGTGTTTGTTCGGATGAAACCCGTGGATGCACATTTGAAACTCAGGGACAGGAAAACCGGATTGGCGAATATTCTATCCATCATCAAGGTCCGTGCACATCTCAGGGCATTCCTCACCACCACATTGCTTGCAGTGGGAGGATATATGTTGATGCCATTCAGCACCCCTTTCCTTGTAAAAAATGTTCATATTGAGGATAAGGATTTGTTTTGGCTATACACTGTAACGGGTATCGCATCCATGATTGCGGGTCCATTGATTGGCCGGTTGAGTGACCGTGCAGGTAAGTTCAAGGTGTTTGTGGTGGGTTCTGTGCTTACCATGATATTGGTCGGCATTTATACCAACCTACCCGTAACACCATTGCGCTGGGTGATGTTGGTGAATGCTATTCTGTTCATGGGCATCACGGCAAGGATTATTTCAGCTTCAGCTTTGTTAACCGCAGTTCCTGAACCGGCCAGTCGCGGAGGCTTCATGGCGGTGAATTCTTCGGTACAACAAATATCCGGTGGTATTGCTTCGATCATATCCGGAATGATCGTTTATCAGGCGGATGCAGGCCGGATAATGAATTACAATGTTGTAGGGCTGGTTGTGATTGGCACAATGATCATTTGTGTGTTTCTTATGTGGAATATCAACCGGTACGTTTTTTCAAAAAAGGAGAATG from Flavobacteriales bacterium includes:
- a CDS encoding MFS transporter, whose amino-acid sequence is MVLAPLGYILLEEMNITATQFAWVVSAYALSAGVSGFLSAGFADKFDRKKMLLFFYVGFIVGTLFCGIATSYIYLLLARIVTGIFGGVLASISFAIITDLFELRVRGRVMGFVQMAFAASQVFGLPIGLELARRFNWHMPFLMIAGLAVPVWVLVFVRMKPVDAHLKLRDRKTGLANILSIIKVRAHLRAFLTTTLLAVGGYMLMPFSTPFLVKNVHIEDKDLFWLYTVTGIASMIAGPLIGRLSDRAGKFKVFVVGSVLTMILVGIYTNLPVTPLRWVMLVNAILFMGITARIISASALLTAVPEPASRGGFMAVNSSVQQISGGIASIISGMIVYQADAGRIMNYNVVGLVVIGTMIICVFLMWNINRYVFSKKENA
- a CDS encoding T9SS type A sorting domain-containing protein is translated as MGNQAGRSNTTGYRNAFFGNEAGWDNTTGHHNTCIGDSAGIDNSVGIGNTMVGAASGAATEYASYNTFIGSYAGWDNNRTNSNSNANRNTYVGFYAGYANREGEDNVGMGAFADFLNNTRSRNTFIGAYSEINGNDCILLGYSTYVNANYGIAIGSTTDVRGTNAIGIGYSGYIKPNGDYSIAIGDNIDVGSPHCIAIGDGSLIPDTISYAAAFGANAVVAQSNSFVIGDTSSARRMSVGIGTLSPNLNASLDLAESNKGFMLSRMTTSQRTTFGSGLSSTEQGMIVYDKDDNTIYGWEGSKWIAGGQQNLTLSNDTLVLSVSGDSLDLTPYLDNTDDQSLSLSGTNLSIEDGNTVDLSALQDGTGTDDQDLSLSGTTLSIEDGNSVDLSPLQDGTGTDDQNLTGASLSGTTLQIDIEGGTSASVDLAGLQDGTGTDDQDLSLSGTTLSIEDGNSVDLSSLQDGTGTDDQNLTLSSNMLSIEDGNTIDLSGYLDNTDNQNLTLSGNNLSIDNGNTVDLSTLADGTGSDDQTISLSGTSLSIEDGNSVDLSVLQDGTGTDDQTLILSGTSLTIEGGNTIDVSSLQDGTGTDDQNLTGASLSGTTLQIDIEGGSSASVDLASLLTDLYQKISDLEDRIDTLEARVTDCCGPTAIDPIDNGNINSDGGNMMQNLPNPWSKSTQITYYLKQDVKDAYLEIYATNGSLVKRIAVTSRGHGSVTLDEKSFAPGTYYYTMFIDGKQIDTKKMVLTR